A window of the Acidithiobacillus thiooxidans ATCC 19377 genome harbors these coding sequences:
- the waaA gene encoding lipid IV(A) 3-deoxy-D-manno-octulosonic acid transferase: MMNRRIYAGLLGLFSPFLLLFTLWRGWRRPPYRERWRERFGWGEMHQDRPLWIHAVSVGEAIAVIPLVHALQTRYPNLPIMLTSTTPTGAAIVAQRLGSAVRQHYMPYDTSAAVRRFLKRQQPRLCLIMETEIWPNLCYWTARFSVPLLLINARLSPRSQRGYGRFPGLFRPALAAMTAVAAQSPEDTEAFKSLGASRVLVIENIKYDLPEPVDALEKGRIWRHHLATRQVWVFASTHAGEEKIAIDVLEHLRVHWPHLLLVLIPRHPSRCHAVEAELQAAGILYALRSQHDEIESKNVFLVDTLGEVMDFYAAADLVTIGGSFVPVGGHNPLEAAVLSCPIIFGPHMENFRSIARDMLAAEAAVQADNADALEARLEHWLRQPEDAQEQGKKALAFVQKQRGSLEKIMQLLEELDLT; this comes from the coding sequence ATGATGAATCGCCGTATTTACGCGGGATTACTCGGTCTTTTCAGTCCGTTCCTGTTGCTTTTCACCTTATGGCGCGGCTGGCGTCGTCCACCTTACCGGGAAAGATGGCGGGAACGCTTCGGCTGGGGAGAAATGCATCAGGATCGTCCCCTATGGATTCATGCGGTGAGTGTCGGAGAAGCCATTGCCGTCATCCCGCTGGTGCACGCCCTGCAAACACGCTATCCGAATCTTCCGATTATGCTGACCAGCACAACCCCAACGGGTGCTGCCATCGTCGCTCAGCGTCTGGGTTCGGCGGTGCGCCAGCACTATATGCCCTATGATACTTCGGCAGCCGTAAGACGGTTTTTGAAGCGTCAGCAGCCGCGCCTTTGTCTGATTATGGAAACCGAAATCTGGCCGAATTTATGCTATTGGACGGCCCGGTTTTCTGTCCCACTATTATTGATTAATGCGCGCCTGTCGCCGCGTTCGCAGCGGGGCTATGGACGTTTTCCGGGTTTGTTTCGCCCGGCGCTGGCCGCCATGACGGCGGTGGCGGCACAAAGTCCCGAAGATACCGAGGCTTTCAAGAGCCTGGGCGCTTCCCGGGTCCTGGTCATCGAAAATATCAAGTACGATCTTCCTGAACCGGTGGATGCCCTGGAAAAGGGGCGCATCTGGCGGCACCATCTGGCGACCCGGCAGGTTTGGGTGTTTGCCTCCACCCATGCCGGTGAAGAGAAAATAGCGATAGATGTACTCGAACATTTACGCGTGCATTGGCCCCACCTTTTGCTGGTGCTGATTCCCCGCCATCCCAGCCGATGCCATGCGGTAGAAGCGGAGCTGCAAGCGGCTGGGATATTGTATGCGCTGCGCTCTCAACATGATGAAATAGAAAGTAAAAATGTATTTCTGGTGGATACCTTGGGAGAAGTGATGGATTTTTATGCGGCGGCGGATCTGGTGACGATCGGCGGCAGTTTTGTCCCTGTTGGTGGACATAATCCGTTAGAGGCGGCGGTACTGTCCTGCCCCATTATTTTTGGTCCACACATGGAAAATTTTCGGAGTATTGCGCGGGATATGCTGGCTGCTGAAGCCGCCGTTCAGGCTGATAATGCTGACGCCCTGGAGGCCCGGTTGGAGCACTGGCTGCGCCAACCCGAGGACGCTCAGGAACAGGGAAAAAAGGCTTTGGCCTTTGTTCAAAAACAGCGCGGTTCTCTGGAAAAGATCATGCAGCTTCTGGAAGAACTGGATTTGACCTAG
- a CDS encoding MalY/PatB family protein: protein MKNHGNLVSPFDAVIPRMGTGSIKWDEAAHRFGGDVLPMWVADMDFAVPEPIIQSLRKRLEHPIFGYPSDGPVMLRAADEWMAARHGWRPEPGATGSISGVVPALFAAVRAFTQPGDTVMVMPPIYPPFMNAVRKNDRELLLVPLQRAPDLTYRIDWQALEKALTRSRLLLFCSPHNPVGRVWTEEELQRLAQLCKAADCVVVSDEIHADLSYAQHIPFAKLAARSVLLSSAGKSFNIAGIGGGIAIIPDSELRQTFRDELYRSQIHQTNACALTAMTSAWQHGAEWQTALREYLLVNAQFIQAFLRRELPDLGYRIPEFGYLAWLDVAAYGDDDHIQKSLLKAGLGLNLGPSFGPGGEGFVRLNFAAPRTVLEEGLSRLRNALLT from the coding sequence ATGAAAAATCATGGAAATTTAGTCTCGCCATTTGATGCCGTTATTCCGCGCATGGGCACCGGTTCCATAAAATGGGATGAAGCCGCGCATCGCTTCGGCGGCGATGTTTTGCCCATGTGGGTCGCCGATATGGATTTTGCTGTTCCTGAACCTATTATCCAGAGCTTGCGAAAACGTCTGGAACACCCGATTTTTGGGTATCCCAGTGACGGACCGGTCATGTTACGTGCCGCTGACGAATGGATGGCTGCGCGTCATGGCTGGCGCCCGGAACCCGGCGCGACAGGAAGCATCAGCGGAGTGGTACCGGCCTTATTTGCAGCCGTGCGTGCATTTACTCAACCCGGCGACACCGTCATGGTTATGCCGCCCATCTATCCTCCCTTTATGAACGCCGTGCGAAAAAATGATCGGGAGTTACTCCTCGTACCTTTACAAAGGGCCCCGGACCTGACTTACCGTATCGACTGGCAGGCCCTGGAAAAGGCTTTAACCCGATCCCGCCTGCTGTTGTTCTGTTCGCCGCACAACCCGGTGGGGCGGGTCTGGACGGAAGAAGAACTTCAGCGTCTGGCCCAGCTTTGTAAGGCGGCCGACTGCGTGGTAGTCAGTGATGAAATTCACGCCGACCTCAGTTATGCGCAACATATTCCCTTTGCAAAGCTTGCAGCCCGGTCTGTATTACTGAGTTCGGCGGGCAAGAGTTTCAACATTGCCGGCATTGGCGGCGGAATTGCCATTATTCCGGATAGCGAATTACGCCAGACTTTTCGGGATGAACTGTATCGCAGCCAGATTCATCAGACCAATGCCTGCGCCCTGACGGCCATGACCAGTGCCTGGCAGCATGGCGCAGAATGGCAGACAGCATTGCGGGAATACCTATTGGTCAATGCGCAATTCATTCAGGCATTCCTGCGCCGGGAACTACCGGATTTGGGCTATCGTATTCCCGAGTTCGGGTATCTGGCCTGGCTCGATGTGGCGGCTTATGGCGACGACGATCACATTCAGAAAAGCCTGCTCAAGGCCGGGCTCGGGCTCAACCTTGGACCCAGTTTCGGGCCGGGCGGAGAGGGTTTTGTGCGCCTGAATTTTGCAGCACCCCGAACTGTCCTGGAAGAAGGATTATCGCGCTTGCGGAACGCACTGTTGACCTAG
- the ovoA gene encoding 5-histidylcysteine sulfoxide synthase has product MARTRITPLRLDGENAEQKREEIRRVFHETFSLYESLFDHLQDSAAWVEKAIPLRHPLIFYFGHTATFYVNKLQFAGLIEVRLDPHLESVFAVGVDEMSWDDLDETHYDWPTPEAVRLYRQEVRKMVDRLISELPLTLPITWDSPWWIILMGIEHENIHLETSSVLMRQLPLSRVSPVVAFAPWDQAGTAPQNALLPVPGGLVKLGKAKDDRQYGWDNEYGNHQHELQPFTAAKFLVSNQEFLAFVEDGGYHNPDWWDEEGDGWRRFSRAEHPPFWVPDVEGWRLRLIAAERPMPWNWPVEVNALEAAAFCRWKSTQTGENLRLPSEDEWRHLRNLSALSDSDGWEDKVPANIGLSAGCSPCPVDAFPQGDFYDLMGNVWEWTSTPIYPFPGFEVHPVYDDFTVPTFDQQHNLMKGGSFISLGNEMQQEARYAFRRHFFQHAGFRYVTSTNTVPEVPIYESDALVSQYAEFHYGRSYYEVPNFAAAVAELALRAMAGKPLRRALDVGCAVGRSSFELAKHCPDVTGLDFSARFISVGVQLRERGHFSYTRVEEGDLRSYQSIDLAALGLRETADHVHFFQADACNLKPLYRDYDLVVAANLIDRLHHPRKFLEDMRERIVPGGILLITSPYTWLEEYTARSEWLGGYKKDGENLSTLEALKEILSPYFRLREESPLDIPFVIRETARKYQHSIAQATLWERL; this is encoded by the coding sequence ATGGCGCGTACACGCATTACTCCACTTCGTCTGGACGGTGAGAATGCTGAACAAAAACGGGAAGAAATTCGCAGGGTTTTCCATGAAACCTTCTCCTTGTATGAATCCTTGTTTGATCACTTGCAGGACTCTGCTGCCTGGGTGGAAAAAGCTATTCCTCTGCGGCATCCCCTGATTTTTTACTTCGGGCATACCGCTACTTTTTATGTGAACAAATTGCAATTTGCGGGACTGATTGAAGTCCGTCTCGACCCGCATCTGGAATCGGTATTTGCCGTCGGCGTTGATGAAATGTCCTGGGATGATCTGGACGAAACCCATTACGACTGGCCTACCCCTGAAGCCGTCCGCCTTTATCGCCAGGAGGTACGGAAAATGGTGGATAGACTCATTTCGGAGTTACCCCTGACTCTCCCCATTACCTGGGATTCACCCTGGTGGATCATCCTGATGGGTATTGAACACGAAAACATTCATCTGGAAACCAGCTCGGTCCTGATGCGCCAATTGCCACTTTCCCGGGTCAGCCCGGTAGTCGCCTTTGCACCCTGGGATCAGGCTGGCACGGCCCCACAAAACGCTCTGCTGCCCGTGCCCGGTGGTCTGGTCAAGCTGGGCAAGGCAAAAGATGACCGCCAATATGGCTGGGACAACGAGTACGGGAACCATCAACATGAACTGCAGCCTTTTACTGCCGCAAAATTTCTGGTCAGTAATCAGGAGTTTCTTGCCTTTGTCGAAGACGGTGGTTACCACAATCCCGACTGGTGGGATGAAGAAGGCGATGGCTGGCGGCGCTTCAGTCGCGCTGAACATCCGCCATTTTGGGTGCCCGATGTTGAAGGATGGCGCTTGCGTCTGATCGCCGCAGAGCGGCCCATGCCCTGGAACTGGCCGGTTGAAGTGAACGCTCTGGAGGCAGCGGCTTTTTGTCGCTGGAAATCGACCCAAACTGGTGAAAACCTGCGTCTTCCCAGTGAGGACGAGTGGCGCCATCTGCGCAATCTCAGTGCTTTGAGTGACAGCGATGGCTGGGAAGATAAGGTCCCCGCCAATATTGGCTTGAGTGCCGGCTGCTCTCCCTGTCCGGTGGATGCATTTCCTCAGGGCGATTTTTACGATTTGATGGGCAACGTCTGGGAGTGGACCAGCACACCGATTTATCCTTTTCCAGGCTTTGAAGTCCATCCGGTGTACGACGATTTTACGGTGCCGACTTTTGATCAGCAGCATAATCTGATGAAAGGGGGATCATTTATCAGCCTTGGGAACGAAATGCAGCAGGAAGCACGCTATGCCTTCCGTCGGCATTTTTTTCAGCATGCCGGATTCCGTTATGTCACCTCGACCAACACCGTTCCTGAAGTACCCATTTACGAAAGCGACGCGTTGGTTTCCCAGTATGCGGAATTTCACTATGGACGCAGTTATTATGAAGTCCCTAACTTTGCGGCTGCGGTCGCTGAGTTGGCGCTTCGTGCCATGGCGGGTAAACCCTTGCGCCGGGCTTTGGATGTTGGCTGCGCGGTGGGGCGGAGCAGCTTTGAACTGGCAAAACACTGCCCGGATGTAACCGGACTGGATTTCTCGGCGCGCTTTATCAGTGTCGGTGTACAACTTCGTGAGCGCGGACATTTTTCCTACACACGGGTTGAAGAAGGCGATTTGCGGAGTTATCAGAGCATCGATCTGGCGGCCCTGGGTCTGCGGGAAACTGCGGACCATGTCCATTTTTTCCAGGCCGATGCCTGCAATCTCAAGCCATTGTATCGGGACTATGATCTGGTGGTCGCAGCCAATCTCATTGATCGCCTGCATCATCCCCGCAAATTTCTGGAGGATATGCGTGAGCGCATTGTACCGGGCGGCATTTTGCTCATCACCTCACCTTACACCTGGCTGGAAGAATATACCGCACGCAGTGAGTGGCTCGGTGGCTACAAAAAAGATGGTGAAAATCTCAGTACCCTGGAAGCACTCAAGGAAATCCTGTCGCCCTATTTCCGGCTTCGGGAAGAAAGCCCGCTGGATATTCCCTTTGTTATCCGCGAAACCGCGCGTAAATATCAACACAGTATCGCGCAAGCTACCCTCTGGGAGCGCCTATGA
- a CDS encoding AbrB family transcriptional regulator, whose product MAAIGIQGRRLKSKPGEHTFLAQLTGAVSGITGRWILLVAGSVLLSVLFGFWQIPAAALFAGVVTGIAVNSLGNLAYPRHFSRAGQAILGMAIGLMFTTAALEAISAHLLPILLVTAGTLILSLASGLLFSRWTQIKASTGLLSMTAGGAAGITAIAQEFEADVGLVAIMQYLRVILVMISLPLVVLFVFHDHSANTATLAGAHLPASWAGSLLLLLPGAPFGIWLARKIHITAPYLLGPLLLTLLLTLLHVNPTRALPGPLLEAAYLLIGWQAGLQLSISRLRLHLRLIPRALLIILVLNLCCALLGVLLAHLVGVSDLDGYLATAPGALYAAVAVSMAAHGNVLFVLGAHLIRLLMMLLIMPPLARKLLDPARNT is encoded by the coding sequence ATGGCGGCAATTGGGATTCAAGGGCGGCGTTTGAAAAGCAAACCCGGGGAGCACACGTTTCTGGCACAACTTACGGGCGCCGTTTCCGGCATAACGGGGCGGTGGATATTGCTGGTTGCGGGCAGTGTCCTGCTGAGCGTTTTATTCGGGTTCTGGCAGATTCCCGCCGCAGCCCTGTTTGCCGGTGTTGTTACTGGAATCGCCGTCAACAGTCTCGGGAATCTGGCTTATCCCCGTCATTTTTCCCGAGCCGGGCAAGCCATACTGGGCATGGCTATTGGTTTGATGTTTACGACTGCTGCGCTGGAGGCCATTTCCGCCCATCTGCTACCCATATTGCTGGTAACAGCTGGCACCCTGATTTTGAGCCTGGCTTCTGGTTTGCTCTTCAGCCGCTGGACGCAGATCAAAGCCAGTACCGGTCTGCTGTCCATGACTGCAGGAGGGGCCGCCGGGATTACCGCCATTGCCCAGGAATTCGAGGCCGATGTGGGACTGGTGGCGATCATGCAATACCTGCGCGTCATTCTGGTCATGATCAGTCTGCCTCTGGTGGTTCTTTTTGTATTTCATGATCACAGCGCAAATACGGCGACTTTGGCGGGCGCGCATTTACCCGCATCCTGGGCAGGAAGTCTCCTGTTGCTGCTGCCGGGAGCCCCTTTCGGTATCTGGTTGGCCCGAAAAATCCATATCACTGCGCCCTATTTGTTGGGGCCTTTGCTGCTCACTCTCCTGCTGACCTTGCTTCACGTCAATCCAACCCGGGCGCTTCCTGGTCCGCTTCTGGAAGCTGCCTATTTGCTGATTGGCTGGCAAGCCGGGCTGCAATTGTCCATAAGCCGCCTTCGTCTGCACTTACGCCTGATTCCCCGTGCTTTGCTCATTATTCTCGTTCTGAACCTGTGCTGCGCCCTGCTCGGTGTTCTCCTGGCGCATCTGGTCGGCGTCAGTGATCTGGATGGTTATCTGGCGACCGCACCCGGTGCCCTGTATGCAGCGGTTGCCGTCAGCATGGCAGCTCACGGTAATGTCCTTTTTGTCCTCGGTGCCCACCTCATTCGCTTGTTGATGATGCTGCTGATCATGCCGCCGCTGGCGCGCAAATTGCTCGACCCTGCGCGCAACACCTGA
- the trmL gene encoding tRNA (uridine(34)/cytosine(34)/5-carboxymethylaminomethyluridine(34)-2'-O)-methyltransferase TrmL, with amino-acid sequence MPETFLHVILYEPEIPPNTGNVIRLCANTGARLHLVEPLGFAWDDRRLRRAGLDYHEFAEVLRHPDWQHCLNALHGARIFAFSTKGKNLYQQVAFQEGDALLFGPETRGLPTPILESLPTSHVLRLPMRPGQRSLNLSNACAVGVFEAWRQLGFKGGV; translated from the coding sequence ATGCCTGAAACTTTTTTGCACGTCATCCTTTATGAGCCGGAAATCCCGCCCAATACCGGCAATGTTATCCGGCTCTGCGCCAACACCGGCGCGCGCCTGCATCTGGTGGAGCCCTTGGGTTTTGCCTGGGATGATCGTCGCCTGCGCCGTGCGGGACTGGATTATCACGAATTTGCCGAGGTGCTGCGGCATCCGGATTGGCAACATTGCCTGAACGCGCTGCATGGAGCACGTATTTTTGCATTCAGTACCAAAGGAAAAAACCTGTATCAGCAAGTAGCTTTTCAGGAAGGCGATGCCCTGCTGTTCGGACCGGAAACGCGTGGTCTGCCCACACCGATTCTGGAGAGTCTTCCCACCAGTCACGTATTGCGTTTACCCATGCGTCCGGGACAGCGTAGCCTGAATCTTTCCAATGCCTGTGCTGTTGGGGTATTTGAAGCATGGCGGCAATTGGGATTCAAGGGCGGCGTTTGA
- a CDS encoding ComF family protein, translating into MPRFSLQQLSQSRRKLTQWLFPEHCRACGVPGTALCEACARDWPRLPENRCSYCALPLLANGDCPVCSVEAPQYDHVYTPFVYAEPLNAAILAWKFHQRLDWTRALATTWADSWGTQPPSHPACLLPVPLHPKRLRERGYNQALLLARYWGKRWRIPVKAGVLRRCRNTRHQTGLSAAARRENLDSAFTMRGKLPDHVAIIDDVMTTGTTAGQIAELLKSVGVQRIDVWVLARALRETVPAHA; encoded by the coding sequence TTGCCCCGCTTCTCCCTGCAACAGCTTTCTCAAAGCAGGCGAAAACTCACTCAGTGGCTTTTCCCGGAACATTGCCGCGCCTGTGGCGTGCCCGGTACTGCCCTCTGCGAGGCCTGCGCCCGGGATTGGCCACGCCTGCCGGAAAACCGTTGCAGTTATTGTGCATTGCCGCTCCTGGCCAACGGTGACTGCCCGGTATGTTCTGTAGAAGCGCCCCAGTACGACCATGTCTACACGCCTTTTGTGTATGCTGAACCCCTCAATGCTGCCATTCTCGCCTGGAAATTCCACCAGCGTCTGGACTGGACCCGCGCCTTGGCGACGACCTGGGCAGACAGTTGGGGCACGCAGCCACCTTCGCATCCCGCATGCTTGCTACCCGTGCCTCTGCACCCCAAACGACTGCGCGAGCGCGGCTACAATCAGGCGCTGTTGCTGGCCCGCTATTGGGGAAAGCGCTGGCGTATTCCGGTAAAAGCTGGCGTGTTACGACGCTGTCGGAATACTCGTCACCAGACCGGACTGAGCGCGGCCGCCCGGCGTGAGAATCTGGATTCTGCCTTCACCATGCGGGGCAAATTGCCCGACCATGTGGCCATTATCGATGATGTGATGACGACGGGAACAACAGCGGGGCAAATTGCCGAGTTATTGAAAAGTGTGGGTGTGCAGCGTATTGATGTCTGGGTTCTGGCCCGCGCCCTACGCGAAACGGTCCCTGCCCATGCCTGA
- the bioF gene encoding 8-amino-7-oxononanoate synthase translates to MPDTAENTWSTQLADIRRQGLWRELQSLQPDPDADRPLFVDAEGRLLLSFASNDYLGLSREPALRQAAIAEMERSGVGAGAAPLLGGERPAHQALAADLARWLGVEAVLLFGSGYLANLGIISALVGRQDRVYADRLNHASLVDGVRLSGARLQRYRHGDMAHLQQLLERGTAGQAWIITDGVFSMDGDLAPLPEIVTLARRYQARIILDEAHAFGVLGAEGRGTLAHYQLDTHSVDVIMGTLGKAFGVYGAFVAGSQDLIDLLRNRARSFIYHTAMPAALAAAARASLQLLRDGEDRRARLVEHRDWLRAELPDAPWLPSATPIQGLVLGEATAAVQTAARLREAGLYCPAVRPPTVPKGSARLRITLSAAHHREDLTQLVTALREIL, encoded by the coding sequence ATGCCTGATACAGCAGAAAATACCTGGAGTACGCAGCTTGCGGATATTCGTCGGCAGGGACTATGGCGGGAGTTGCAGTCTCTACAACCGGACCCGGACGCCGATCGTCCACTGTTTGTGGATGCGGAAGGTCGCTTACTCCTTTCTTTTGCCAGTAACGACTATCTGGGTCTGAGCAGGGAGCCCGCGTTACGACAGGCAGCCATTGCCGAAATGGAACGCAGTGGGGTGGGCGCCGGCGCAGCCCCCCTGCTGGGCGGTGAGCGTCCGGCCCATCAGGCTCTGGCGGCAGATTTGGCACGCTGGTTGGGTGTGGAAGCGGTGCTGCTTTTCGGGAGTGGTTATCTGGCCAATCTGGGAATCATTTCCGCTCTGGTCGGCCGTCAGGACCGGGTTTACGCCGATCGTCTCAATCATGCCTCTCTGGTGGATGGTGTGCGTCTGTCCGGGGCGCGTCTGCAGCGTTACCGGCACGGCGATATGGCGCATTTGCAGCAGCTGCTGGAACGCGGTACTGCGGGGCAGGCGTGGATCATCACCGATGGTGTATTCAGTATGGACGGTGATCTCGCCCCTCTGCCTGAAATCGTAACTCTTGCCCGCCGCTATCAGGCCAGAATCATTCTCGATGAAGCCCACGCCTTTGGCGTGTTGGGCGCAGAGGGGCGAGGTACCCTCGCGCACTATCAACTGGATACGCATTCCGTGGATGTCATCATGGGGACGCTCGGCAAGGCTTTTGGCGTCTATGGAGCCTTTGTGGCAGGCAGTCAGGATCTGATTGACCTGCTGCGTAACCGGGCACGAAGTTTTATTTATCATACGGCCATGCCTGCGGCACTGGCGGCGGCAGCGCGAGCTTCTTTGCAGTTGTTGCGCGACGGTGAGGACCGCCGTGCCCGCCTGGTAGAGCATCGGGACTGGCTGCGTGCCGAGCTTCCCGATGCACCCTGGCTGCCCAGCGCCACGCCCATTCAGGGGCTGGTACTGGGAGAGGCAACGGCGGCTGTGCAAACGGCTGCCAGATTGCGCGAGGCCGGACTGTACTGCCCGGCAGTGCGCCCTCCGACCGTGCCTAAGGGCAGCGCCCGTTTGCGGATTACCCTCAGTGCTGCGCATCATCGCGAAGACCTCACGCAGTTGGTGACCGCCCTTCGGGAGATTTTATGA
- a CDS encoding alpha/beta fold hydrolase — MSWYREQTGQGPALLLLHGWGMESRVFAGWRPFLEKHFTCISYDLPGHGRSPCTADGMQWADVLEQLTDMLDREVEAPILLGWSLGGLLALGLGLTQPASLKGLVLMASSPSFRQRPDWTAGIPAATLEDFGQRLHSDPQGTRKRFLALQVLGDPQGRRALEGMSNWPSPDPICLADGLTLLHEVDLRDRLDSLSMPVQLIHGAQDRIVPLEASFYLQQHLPGSHLHVLEKAGHAPFLSQPQACRDALLEVWA, encoded by the coding sequence ATGAGTTGGTATCGGGAACAGACGGGTCAAGGGCCAGCCTTGCTGTTGCTCCACGGCTGGGGCATGGAAAGCCGGGTTTTTGCGGGTTGGCGCCCTTTTCTGGAAAAGCATTTTACCTGCATTTCCTACGATTTGCCCGGTCATGGCCGCAGCCCCTGTACGGCGGATGGCATGCAATGGGCTGATGTTCTGGAACAGTTGACGGACATGCTGGATCGTGAAGTAGAAGCGCCGATTTTGTTGGGTTGGTCTCTGGGTGGGCTGCTCGCCCTCGGACTGGGTCTGACGCAGCCCGCCTCGTTGAAAGGGTTGGTACTGATGGCGAGTTCGCCGAGTTTCCGCCAGCGTCCAGACTGGACGGCAGGGATTCCTGCCGCAACCCTGGAAGATTTTGGCCAGCGCCTGCACAGTGATCCCCAGGGAACCCGCAAAAGGTTTTTAGCCCTGCAGGTTTTGGGTGATCCACAAGGACGACGGGCGCTGGAGGGCATGAGCAACTGGCCGTCGCCCGATCCCATCTGTCTGGCTGATGGGTTGACTCTTCTCCACGAAGTGGATTTACGCGATCGGCTGGATAGCTTGTCCATGCCGGTTCAGCTGATTCATGGTGCGCAGGACCGCATTGTGCCTCTGGAAGCCAGTTTTTATCTGCAGCAACATCTTCCCGGCAGCCATCTGCATGTGCTTGAAAAGGCAGGGCATGCGCCCTTTTTGTCGCAGCCGCAAGCCTGCCGGGATGCTCTTTTGGAGGTCTGGGCATGA
- the bioC gene encoding malonyl-ACP O-methyltransferase BioC, whose product MNPSTPADYQLEKRAIRRAFDQAASSYEASAVLQDQVGQQLIERLDLVKLEPQWILDLGSGTGLQSRRLNRRYPKARLLAVDLAVGMLQQARLRKSWRQRQYFCQGDAEHLPLATGSMDLLFANMSIQWCNDLDRVLREFARVLRPGGLLMFSTLGPDTLSELRQSFARLDDQPHVIPFMDMHDIGDALVRQGYEMPVLDVEHFQLTYAVLEDLLRDLRSIGATNASVNRPRGLLTPRRLQILRDAYEQFRKDGYLPATYEVVYGHAWSSGPRPEIREDGAVTLPYPQMRRHIK is encoded by the coding sequence ATGAATCCATCGACGCCAGCAGATTATCAGCTGGAAAAGCGCGCGATCCGCCGCGCTTTTGACCAGGCTGCCAGCTCCTATGAGGCCAGTGCTGTTCTTCAGGACCAGGTAGGCCAGCAACTCATCGAACGACTGGACCTGGTCAAGCTGGAACCACAATGGATTCTGGATCTAGGCAGTGGCACCGGCCTGCAAAGTCGGCGCCTGAATCGTCGTTATCCCAAGGCACGGTTGCTGGCGGTGGATTTGGCCGTCGGCATGCTCCAGCAGGCGCGACTGCGCAAGAGCTGGCGGCAACGCCAGTACTTTTGTCAGGGGGATGCCGAACATCTGCCGCTGGCGACAGGATCCATGGACCTGCTTTTCGCCAACATGTCCATCCAATGGTGTAATGATCTGGATCGGGTGCTGCGCGAATTTGCCCGGGTCCTGCGTCCCGGGGGGCTGTTGATGTTCAGTACCCTGGGTCCGGATACCCTCAGCGAGTTGCGCCAGTCTTTTGCCAGACTGGATGATCAACCCCATGTCATACCATTTATGGATATGCACGATATTGGCGATGCCCTGGTCCGCCAGGGTTATGAAATGCCGGTGCTGGATGTCGAACATTTTCAATTGACTTACGCAGTGCTGGAGGATCTTTTGCGCGATTTGCGCAGCATTGGTGCGACCAATGCCTCGGTCAATCGCCCACGCGGCCTGTTGACGCCTCGTCGCCTGCAGATCCTACGCGATGCTTATGAACAGTTTCGTAAAGATGGGTATTTGCCAGCCACCTATGAGGTGGTTTACGGGCATGCCTGGAGCAGTGGCCCGCGCCCCGAGATTCGCGAAGATGGCGCAGTTACCCTGCCCTATCCGCAAATGCGGAGGCACATAAAATGA
- the bioD gene encoding dethiobiotin synthase, with protein sequence MNPSETLENPPAQPLRSLFVTGTDTGVGKTAVTAALAQRCAREMGRVAALKPVVSGVEANGQWSDVEILRTASTPSRSFEQTCLYALDPPIAPHWAAAQAGLTLDRHKIQRFIEQQSADMDAVLVEGAGGFLVPLGDNWSFADLALGLQFPVLLVVGLRLGAINHALLSAEAILARALPMAGWVANHLQPDLAPGTLETLQRLMPSPCLGEIPFQAEASSVCRSQYLSLPACWD encoded by the coding sequence ATGAATCCGTCAGAAACATTGGAAAATCCGCCAGCGCAGCCGCTCCGGAGTCTTTTTGTCACCGGGACGGATACAGGTGTGGGCAAGACGGCGGTGACAGCTGCTCTGGCGCAACGCTGTGCACGTGAAATGGGCCGGGTCGCAGCCTTAAAGCCGGTGGTTTCCGGTGTGGAAGCCAATGGGCAGTGGAGTGACGTGGAAATTCTGCGCACCGCGTCAACGCCCTCACGCTCTTTTGAACAAACCTGCCTTTATGCTTTGGATCCGCCCATCGCTCCGCATTGGGCGGCAGCACAAGCCGGCCTGACCCTGGACCGGCACAAGATTCAGCGCTTTATTGAACAGCAGTCAGCAGATATGGATGCCGTACTGGTAGAGGGAGCGGGCGGTTTTCTGGTCCCGCTGGGTGATAATTGGAGTTTTGCTGACCTGGCCCTTGGTTTGCAATTTCCGGTGCTCTTGGTCGTAGGTCTGCGCCTGGGAGCCATCAACCATGCCCTGCTTAGTGCCGAGGCTATTCTTGCCCGTGCTTTGCCGATGGCGGGCTGGGTGGCTAATCATCTTCAACCCGATCTCGCTCCGGGAACCCTGGAAACTTTGCAGCGACTAATGCCCAGCCCCTGCCTGGGAGAAATCCCCTTTCAGGCAGAAGCATCCAGTGTCTGCAGGAGTCAGTATCTGTCTCTTCCGGCGTGTTGGGATTGA